ACCCACGCCGACCAGGCGCTGCGGCTGCTGGCCGACCCGACGCCCGCGGAGCGCGAGGTGCTCGGGGCGTTCCGCTACTCCCGCAACGACGCCTGGCTGCACACCGACACGAGCGTGCTGCCGAACGCCGAGGCCGCGCGCTCCGGCTGGAACTACCGCACGCCCGTGTGCGGCGCAGGCAGCGACGCCGTGCAGGTGAGCTACGACATGAACCGTCTGATGCGCCTGGACGAACCCACCGGCTACGTCGTCACACTCAACCCGCGGGACGAGCCCGGCGCTTCGTCGGTCGTCGCGAAGATGACGTACGAACATCCCGTGTACACGCCGGAGTCGGTTGCCGCGCAACGGAAGCTCGCGGCGTTGAACGACGGGGTGGTCGCGTATGCCGGCGCCTACCACGGCTGGGGGTTCCACGAGGACGGCTGCTCGTCGGGCGTCCGCGCGGCCGAGAGCTTCGGGGTGGGCTGGTGACCGCCGCGCTGTACGACGCCACGGTCGGCCACGTGCGCCGCGCCGACCCGCCGCACGCGTTCGTGCACAAGCTCTACCTGTGGCTGACCGACCTCGACTCGCCGCCGCGGCTGCCGTGGTGGCTGCGGCCGTTCGCGTCCTTCGACGGCCGCGACCACTTCGAGCCCGGCGCGGCGGGCGACATCCGGTCCAAACTGGACCGCTGGCTCGCGCACCGCGGAGTGGACCTGCGCGGCGGGCCGGTGACGATGCTCGCGTCGGCGCGCGTGCTGGGGTACGTGTTCAACCCGATCACCGTCTACTGGTGCCACACCCCCGACGGCGCGCTCGAGTGCGTCGTCGCCGAGGTCCACAACACCTACGGCGGGCGGCACGCGTACCTGCTGCGTCCTGACGCGGCGGGCGAGTCCCGCGCGGAGAAGGAGTTCTACGTGTCGCCGTTCCAGGAGATGGCGGGGGAGTACCGCATGCGCCTGCCGCGGCCCGACGCGCTGCTCGACCTAACGGTCGCGTTGTACCAAGGCGCGAAGACACCATTGCTCGCTACGCTGCGAGGAGTCCGGAGGCCGGCCGGCGCGCGTTCGCTCGCGCGGCTCGTGCTCGGCCGGCCCCTGCAGCCGCAGCGCGTGGCCGCACTGATCCGCCGCCACGGCGTCGCGCTGTGGCTGCGCAAGGCCCCGGTCGCCGGCCGGACCCCGCAGGACTCGTCAGGAGCGCTCCATGGATGAGACCGCCCGCCCGCGCCCGGTCGCGGCCGTGCCGGCGGGCGCCGAGCAGGCGCCCACCGCCGAGGACCTCATGGCCCAGGTCGCCAAGGGCGACGAGCGCGCGTTCGAGCTGCTCTACGACCGGCTGGCGGG
The sequence above is a segment of the Amycolatopsis sp. 2-15 genome. Coding sequences within it:
- a CDS encoding DUF1365 domain-containing protein, coding for MVTAALYDATVGHVRRADPPHAFVHKLYLWLTDLDSPPRLPWWLRPFASFDGRDHFEPGAAGDIRSKLDRWLAHRGVDLRGGPVTMLASARVLGYVFNPITVYWCHTPDGALECVVAEVHNTYGGRHAYLLRPDAAGESRAEKEFYVSPFQEMAGEYRMRLPRPDALLDLTVALYQGAKTPLLATLRGVRRPAGARSLARLVLGRPLQPQRVAALIRRHGVALWLRKAPVAGRTPQDSSGALHG